The proteins below are encoded in one region of Hordeum vulgare subsp. vulgare chromosome 3H, MorexV3_pseudomolecules_assembly, whole genome shotgun sequence:
- the LOC123440986 gene encoding aspartyl protease AED3-like — MSILRLSTVLAVLLPSFWTAATAVRSSTLLLARSHSLPPPNTGAPLTAWAASLAAQSAADVTRVAMLAAVVPAKAKPHSKGRSFVPIAPGRQILSIPNYVARARLGTPPQTLLVAIDPSNDAAWIPCSACVGCAPKSSPSFAPTDSPTYRPVRCGSPQCAQVPGSASCPGGLGASCAFNLSYGSSTFQAVLGQDALALEGGAVVSSYTFGCLRVVTGGSVPPQGLLGFGRGPLSFLSQTKDTYGSVFSYCLPSYKSSNFSGTLRLGPAGQPRRIKTTPLLYNRHRPTLYYVDMVGIRVGGRAVAVPASALASFDPATGTGGTIVDAGTMFTRLSLPVYAAVRDAFRRKVRAPVSAPLGGFDTCYNVTGGGVRVPSVTFAFAGGAGAAVTLPEENVMIHSSSGGVACLAMAAGPSAGVNAGLNVVASMQQQNHRVLFDVANGRVGFSRELCTA, encoded by the coding sequence ATGTCCATTCTAAGACTATCCACCGTCCTCGCCGTGCTCTTACCTTCGTTTTGGACGGCCGCGACCGCCGTGCGCAGCTCGACGTTGCTTCTGGCACGCTCGCACTCGCTGCCGCCgcccaacaccggcgcgccgctCACCGCATGGGCGGCTTCCCTCGCTGCGCAATCGGCCGCCGACGTGACACGCGTTGCCATGCTCGCGGCGGTCGTGCCCGCGAAAGCCAAACCACATAGCAAGGGCCGGTCGTTCGTGCCGATCGCGCCGGGCCGGCAGATCCTCAGCATCCCCAACTACGTTGCCCGTGCGCGGCTCGGCACACCGCCGCAGACGCTGCTGGTCGCCATCGACCCCAGCAACGACGCCGCCTGGATCCCGTGCAGCGCCTGCGTCGGCTGCGCGCCCAAGTCGTCCCCGTCCTTCGCCCCGACGGACTCGCCCACGTACCGGCCCGTGCGGTGCGGCTCGCCGCAGTGCGCGCAGGTGCCGGGCTCCGCGTCCTGCCCCGGCGGCCTCGGCGCGTCGTGCGCGTTCAACCTGTCTTACGGCTCGTCCACGTTCCAGGCCGTTCTCGGGCAGGACGCGCTCGCCCTCGAGGGTGGAGCCGTCGTGTCGTCGTACACGTTCGGGTGCCTCCGCGTGGTCACCGGCGGATCCGTGCCGCCGCAGGGGCTCCTCGGCTTCGGGCGCGGGCCGCTCTCCTTCCTGTCGCAGACCAAGGACACGTATGGCTCCGTCTTCTCCTACTGCCTCCCGAGCTACAAGTCCTCCAACTTCTCCGGGACGCTGAGGCTCGGCCCCGCGGGCCAGCCGAGGAGGATCAAGACGACGCCACTGCTCTACAACCGCCACCGCCCCACCCTGTACTACGTCGACATGGTCGGCATCCGCGTGGGCGGCAGGGCCGTGGCCGTGCCGGCATCGGCACTCGCGTCCTTCGACCCGGCCACAGGCACCGGCGGGACAATCGTGGACGCGGGCACCATGTTCACGCGGCTCTCGCTCCCCGTGTACGCCGCGGTGCGCGACGCGTTCCGGCGCAAGGTGCGGGCGCCCGTGTCGGCGCCGCTGGGCGGGTTCGACACGTGCTACAACGTGACCGGCGGCGGCGTGCGGGTGCCGAGCGTGACGTTCGCGTTCGCCGGCGGGGCGGGGGCGGCCGTGACACTGCCGGAGGAGAACGTGATGATCCACAGCTCGTCGGGCGGGGTCGCGTGCCTGGCCATGGCGGCGGGCCCGTCGGCTGGGGTGAACGCAGGGCTCAACGTGGTGGCCAGCATGCAGCAGCAGAACCACCGCGTGCTCTTCGACGTGGCCAACGGTCGGGTCGGGTTCTCGCGCGAGCTCTGCACGGCCTGA